Below is a genomic region from Acidobacteriota bacterium.
ATTGCAGCATACGTCACCGAGCTTTCCCAGCTGCCGGTCCGATGGCCGGAGGTCGTGACGTCGAGGACCTCTCCGCGTCCGTCGAATGCATGGCTCAAGAGCTCCGCGAGAACCACCAGAGGGCGGGCTCCACAGACCGTATCGCCGCTGACTTCAACCTGGTGCCTGAACCCTGCAGGGTCGATCGCGGCGAGGCGCCCTGCTGTCACTCCACCGAGGCGCACGAGTTTTTCCGCGAGGCCCGGTCCCGAAAACGGAGTCCATCCGTAGTTGCGGCCATAGTGGGTGAAATCCGAGGAGGCGACAATCACGGATCCCTCATCCATCAGAGGCACCAACGCCCTGGCCAACCGTCGCGCGGTCTCCGAGTCGGTCCCGTTGCCTATTAAAATCGGCACGATCGCTGCATCGGGTGCCAGTACCTGGAGGAACGGCAGCTCGACCTCGAGGCAGTGCTCCGGGCCGTGCGCCGCGGAGGGCCCAGCGAAGTCCTCATTCTTCCTCAAGGACTCCACTGCAGCAACATCCACCGGCACTGCACCCAGCGGAGTCTCGAACGCCTGGATGCCGCGCGCTGGTAGCGCGGCACCGGTGAAAGAGCGGTGATGGGAAGGCCCGATCAGAACCACTCTCCGCAGGCCCTCAGCATCAATGGCCGCGAATGCTCTGCCGGCCACGGCACCGGAATAGAAGTGACCGGCGTGAGGCACGACCAATGCTCTCGCACCGACCGACGCCTCTGGCACATCGAGCATCCGTTCGACCTCGGCGCGAAGCCGCTCCGGATCATCCGAGTAGAAGCCTCCGGCTACAGCAGCCGGCCGGATCGTGGCACCCGCGATCGCCGACGCGAACGCAATCATC
It encodes:
- the amrB gene encoding AmmeMemoRadiSam system protein B: MIAFASAIAGATIRPAAVAGGFYSDDPERLRAEVERMLDVPEASVGARALVVPHAGHFYSGAVAGRAFAAIDAEGLRRVVLIGPSHHRSFTGAALPARGIQAFETPLGAVPVDVAAVESLRKNEDFAGPSAAHGPEHCLEVELPFLQVLAPDAAIVPILIGNGTDSETARRLARALVPLMDEGSVIVASSDFTHYGRNYGWTPFSGPGLAEKLVRLGGVTAGRLAAIDPAGFRHQVEVSGDTVCGARPLVVLAELLSHAFDGRGEVLDVTTSGHRTGSWESSVTYAA